A single Phragmites australis chromosome 4, lpPhrAust1.1, whole genome shotgun sequence DNA region contains:
- the LOC133915595 gene encoding threonine dehydratase 1 biosynthetic, chloroplastic-like, producing the protein MAAAATAISAWGSFPAALLRRDRRRRSRVAAAATTAEAALAAVPAAPPAPMVRVAPESLQRESGCLVAGARERGAAEVGDGPGAMEYLTGVLSSKVYDVAIESPLQLATKLSDRLGVNLWIKREDLQPVFSFKLRGAYNMMAKLSREQLERGVICSSAGNHAQGVALSAQRLGCDAVIVMPVTTPEIKWQSVKRLGATVVLKGDSYDEAQSYAKLRCEQEGRTFIPPFDHPDVITGQGTVGMEIVRQLQGPLHAIFVPVGGGGLIAGIAAYVKRVRPEVKIIGVEPSDANAMALSLYHGKRVMLEHVGGFADGVAVKAVGEETFRLCRELVDGIVMVSRDAICASIKDMFEEKRSILEPAGALALAGAEAYCKYYDLKGETVVAITSGANMNFDRLRLVTELADVGRKREAVLATFLPEEQGSFKKFAELVGRMNITEFKYRYDSNATGALVLYSVGIYTDNELGAMVDRIESAKLKTVNLTDNDLAKDHLRYFIGGRSEIKDELVYRFIFPERPGTLMKFLDAFSPRWNISLFHYRAQGEAGANVLVGIQVAPEDFDEFRSCAENLGYEYMSELNNEIYRLLLRGPKI; encoded by the exons AtggcggccgccgccaccgccatctcGGCCTGGGGCTCCTTCCCCGCCGCGCTCCTCCGCCGCGACAGGCGCAGGCGCTCCCGCGTGGCCGccgcggcgacgacggcggaggcggcgctCGCGGCCGTCCCGgcggctccgccggcgccgatgGTGCGGGTGGCGCCGGAGTCGCTGCAGCGGGAGAGCGGTTGCCTCGTGGCGGGCGCGCGGGAGCGCGGGGCGGCAGAGGTGGGGGATGGGCCCGGCGCGATGGAGTACCTGACCGGCGTGTTGTCGTCCAAGGTCTACGACGTGGCCATCGAGTCGCCGCTGCAGCTCGCCACCAAGCTCTCCGACCGCCTCGGGGTCAACCTCTGGATCAAGCGCGAGGACCTGCAGCCG GTATTCTCATTCAAGTTAAGAGGAGCATACAATATGATGGCTAAGCTCTCCCGTGAGCAGTTGGagaggggtgtcatctgctcctCTGCTGGAAACCATGCCCAGGGCGTTGCTCTTTCCGCTCAGAGACTAGGATGTGATGCCGTTATCGTCATGCCCGTGACTACACCAGAAATCAAG TGGCAATCAGTGAAGAGACTGGGTGCAACGGTAGTTCTCAAGGGGGACTCGTACGACGAAGCTCAGTCATACGCAAAACTACGATGTGAGCAGGAAGGGCGTACATTCATACCTCCCTTTGACCATCCCGATGTTATCACTGGACAAGGAACTGTCGGCATGGAAATTGTTCGGCAACTGCAAGGCCCACTACATGCAATATTTGTACCTGTGGGAGGTGGTGGATTAATCGCTGGAATTGCTGCCTATGTAAAACGGGTTCGACCAGAG GTGAAAATAATCGGAGTAGAACCATCAGATGCAAATGCAATGGCATTGTCCTTGTACCATGGTAAGAGGGTCATGTTAGAGCATGTTGGAGGGTTTGCTGATGGTGTAGCTGTCAAAGCTGTGGGAGAGGAGACATTTCGCTTGTGCAGAGAACTTGTAGATGGCATTGTTATGGTCAGTCGAGATGCTATTTGTGCTTCAATAAAG GATATGTTTGAGGAGAAAAGAAGTATCCTTGAACCTGCTGGTGCCCTTGCACTGGCAGGGGCTGAAGCCTACTGCAAATACTATGATTTGAAAGGAGAAACTGTTGTTGCAATAACTAGTGGAGCAAATATGAACTTTGATCGGCTTAGACTAGTAACTGAACTTGCTGATGTTGGTCGAAAACGGGAAGCAGTTTTAGCTACATTTCTGCCAGAGGAGCAGGGAAGCTTCAAAAAGTTTGCAGAATTG GTTGGCCGGatgaatattactgaatttaaataCAGATATGATTCCAATGCAACAGGTGCCCTTGTTCTTTACAG TGTTGGCATCTACACTGACAATGAGCTTGGAGCAATGGTGGATCGCATAGAATCTGCAAAACTGAAGACTGTTAACCTTACTGACAATGATTTGGCAAAGGACCACCTTAGATACTTC ATTGGAGGCAGATCAGAAATAAAAGACGAACTTGTTTACCGGTTCATTTTTCCAGAAAGACCCGGTACACTTATGAAATTTTTGGATGCATTCAGTCCTCGTTGGAATATCAGCCTTTTCCATTACCGTGCACAG GGTGAAGCTGGAGCAAATGTATTAGTCGGTATACAAGTGGCACCGGAAGACTTCGATGAATTCAGGAGTTGTGCCGAGAATCTGGGTTACGAGTACATGTCGGAGCTCAACAATGAGATATACCGGCTGCTGTTGCGTGGTCCAAAGATCTAA